The following are encoded together in the Solenopsis invicta isolate M01_SB chromosome 14, UNIL_Sinv_3.0, whole genome shotgun sequence genome:
- the LOC120359496 gene encoding uncharacterized protein LOC120359496: protein MFDEIRYEINGVEIDRNRNVGITSTLKNCVSLTFDKGMIMQNAGWDMSSTLWENYFNFCVPLNLLLGFCEDYKRMVVNARHELILIRARNDNNSIVGTNRTTEPEIELFKVQWRMPHVTLNEVNKLSILRALESGRYLSMSFRSWDLYEYPLLQSTTKHSWAVKTATQLEKPRFVIFAPQTGRKNIMSQDATIFDDCNLINVKLYLNSEFYPYDDLNLDFRKSRYSILFDMYQRFRKSYYGRDCYDTLLNVVTFLQRGPFTVIDCSRQNESIKSATVDVRIEFDCKENMPASTTAYCLILHDRVIEYCPLSNVVRKIILKKLLVMVVPTFVDLQGFTIGKKFIVKEVAVLKQGNILTHYIFTNSMPWNALTKSERSCVSWLTAYHHGLQWEDGIV from the exons atgtttgatgaaattcgatatgaaaTCAACGGGGTGGAAATTGATCGCAACAGAAACGTTGGAATCACTAGTACTCTAAAGAACTGTGTATCtcttacgtttgacaaaggAATGATAATGCAGAATGCCGGATGGGACATGTCGTCCACTCTgtgggaaaattatttcaatttttgcgtgCCGCTAAATTTACTGCTGGGCTTTTGCGAGGATTACAAACGCATGGTTGTTAACGCACgccatgaattaattttgatacgagcgcgcaatgataacaattctATTGTGGGAACGAATAGAACGACGGAACCGGAAATTGAATTGTTCAAAGTACAGTGGCGAATGCCACATGTTACGTTAAATGAAGTCAATAAATTGTCCATACTACGAGCTTTGGAAAGCGGGCGATATCTAAGTATGAGTTTTCGTTCCTGGGATCTGTATGAGTACCCCTTGCTGCAGAGCACAACCAAACATTCGTGGGCTGTTAAAACTGCAACACAGTTAGAAAAGCCTCGATTCGTTATCTTTGCACCACAGACCGGTCGCAAGAATATCATGTCTCAAGATGCTACTATTTTTGACGATTGTAATTTGATCAATgtgaaactttatctcaacTCTGAATTTTATCCGTACGATGACTTGAATCTAGACTTTCGTAAATCTAGATACTCCATCTTGTTTGACATGTACCAACGTTTTCGTAAATCTTATTATGGACGTGATTGCTACGATACGCTGCTTAACGTGGTCACATTTCTGCAAAGAGGACCTTTTACAGTGATTGATTGCTCGCGGCAAAACGAGTCCATCAAAAGTGCTACTGTGGACGTGCGCATTGAATTTGATTGCAAAGAAAATATGCCAGCGAGCACTACCGCCTATTGCCTTATCTTACATGATCGTGTAATTGAATACTGTCCATTGTCTAacgttgtgcgcaaaatcat tctcaaaaaattacttgtcaTGGTTGTACCAACATTTGTGGATCTGCAAGGATTcaccattggaaaaaaatttattgtaaaggaaGTAGCGGTATTGAAACAAGGAAACATTCTcacgcattacatttttacgaattccaTGCCATGGAATGCATTGacaaaatccgaaagatcttgcgtttCTTGGTTGACTGCTTATCACCATGGATTACAATGGGAAGATGGAATAGTTTAG